In Pagrus major chromosome 23, Pma_NU_1.0, the genomic window gagctggaggagatcCTTCACGACCTGGAGTccaggctggaggaggaagaagagaggaccCAAGGCATGCAgaacgagaagaagaagatgcagtCCCACATCCAGGTGTGTCCTCCGAAATATTTCCAAGTTTAATTACTTAAATtccaaaaacatgtaaattatgTTTGCCTGTATGATTAAATGCGTGTGTGCCTAGGACCTGGAAGAACAGTtggatgaagaggaggctggcagacagaagctgcagctggagaaAGTGACAGCTGaggccaaaatgaaaaaatttgaagaagacattttgcTGCTAGAGGACCAGAACTCCAAGTTTCTAAAGGTGAGAGTGAGAAGAAGGCTCTGAAGGTCTGCATTCAAGCTAAGGGTTAAGGATGGACAGAGGTAATGACATGTGAAAGAGTCTTTAAGAAGCTTTTCTCCTTTACTGCACGAAGTAATAATATACAGCCAAAAGTTTGAGATCATTCAAATATGTAGATGCTGGGTTGAGACACTAGCTATGCGCTTACCTGTGTGTATCTCTTTCCTTTAGGAAAAGAAGCTGATGGACGACCGAATCAATGAGATGACCTCGATGTTagctgaagaggaagaaaaggccAAGAACCTGAGCAAGGTCAAGAACAAGCAGGAGATGATGATGGTCGACCTGGAGGGTAAATGACTACAGAATACACAGAATAATAAAGTGGACAATTGCTCTGTAGAATTGTTTGAATCAGTCTTCGATGAAAAGACGATTCTTACTTTTGTTATACTATTGTAACCTCTTTCAATTTAGAGAGactgaagaaggaggagaagaccCGTCAGGAGCTGGAGAAGGCAAAGAGGAAGCTGGACGGGGAGACGTCTGACCTCCAGGATCAGATAGGCGAGCTCCAGACCCAGATAGaggagatgaaaagtcagattGTCAAGAAGGAAGATGAGCAGCAGATGATGCAGGCGAGGTAGGAGAAACTGGGACCACCACACAGAAGAGTGGTAACACCACAGCTCAGTGCCGGTTAAACCAGATCACCAACAACTTACTCCCACATAACTTTGAATGAGCTAAATATGGATGTTTGAGCTTTGACATCGAGCCAGTGAGGTTCTGCTTCATGATGTGAGTCAGTCTGAGCTAAGTGTTACATAGCTGTACAGAACGGTCATCCTACTAAACACTGTATGATACACTCACACCTGCCATTTTATTGAACTGATCACACTCCAGACAAGTTGGACAGCAGTGATCTTATCAtctcgtaaaaaaaaaagaaacaaaaatagcCTCTGAGCTTTCACTGATTGTTGTGCTTCCCTCTGACATGCTGCCTGTATCTACTCACTGATTCTCACTGCATTGGAATGTGTTTGCGCTGACCGTATCATTGGTGTGCATGTTATTAGTGTGGTATTAATCGGTCTTTACAGCACACAGCTCCTTTAAGAGTGTCTGTCAGAGGAAAACAGGAGGCATCAGCTGCTCTATGAAAGAGTGACTCTGCTGCCACCCAGAGTTCAGTCAGGAACATTAAAtgtgtgctttatttttttttaagtaacacacaaaaaatagaATAATTCCGAACTACAAAATGCCATAATAAACCATAATCAATTAGGTATttccagtggtggaatgtaactcaATACTGTGAATCCAGTACCATATTTAAACACAATCTTGAGGTACATGtactttactccactacatttgtttatagctttagttactacgtacttaacagatttttttcttgaaatataaataaacaaataaatattgatattgtattAATTTTAGGCCACCCAGcagaatataaaataatcaaaattgGCTCCACCTTTAACAGCTGCATCATTAAAGtgacacattaatgcatcagtaataatcaGTTATTATAATctagtaaaataataatatataatataatctgAAATGATTATGCATAAATGTATGATAGCTACATTTACCTTTGGTATAttattaagtatattttgaCTGTATTACTTTGGAACTTTTACTGTAGCAgtattttgaatgcaggacttgtaaCATATTATTTTTACACGGTAGTATTGCTCTTTTCACTTAATTACTTACCACTGGGTTTTTCTAACATatgttaaatgaatgaatagcTAAGTCAAATAATTGTTCAAGCACTAACAAAATAACTCAGGTACTTATTTCAGTGTataagtaatttatttttttccattatcgTACCATCACAGTCACAGTATTGTGTTCACTTTTCACCTGagattttattaattaattgttcTCAATGACAGGGGTGAAGACGAGGTTAGCCAGAAGAACAATGCTCTGAAACAGGTGAGGGAGCTGCAGGCCCAGatgtcagagctgcaggaggaccTTGAGTCAGAGAAACTGGCCAGGAACAAGGCTGAGAAACTAAAGAGGGACTTGAGTGAAGAGCTGGAGGCCCTGAAGACAGAACTGGAGGACACCCTTGATACAACCGCTGCCCAGCAGGAACTTAGGTACTGTACTCTGCATTTTAGAGTTATATTATAGATAGGAGggcatttatttgaaaatattctttttGTCAACTCTGTAGGACCAAGCGTGAACAGGAGGTTGCAGAGCTTAAGAAGACCATTGATGAGGAGACTAAAAACCACGAATCTCAGATCCAGGACATGAGACAGAGGCATGGCACTGCTTTGGAAGAGCTTTCTGAACAGCTGGAGCAGGCCAAAAGGGTAACACACCGCTTCACAATCTAACATCACAAGATTATCAAATCCAACAAAAAGCGTCATCATTTCATCGCCTGACCACACTCATTTTTGTTGATTATGTCTAGTTTAAGGCAAACCTGGAGAAGACCAAGCAGAGCCAGGAGAGTGCCAACAAGGAGCTGGCCAGCGAGGTGAAGGCCCTGCAGCAGGCGAAGACTGAGTCTGAACACAAGAGGAAGAAACTGGAGGCTCAGCTGCAGGAGTTCATGGCCAGAGTCACTGAGGGAGACAGGGCCAAGTCAGAACTGTCCGAccgcacacacaaactgcaggTAAACATATGATTCGATACAATGGAGAAGCAGtccaattttttgtttttgtgataaaTATATTCAGAACTAGCTTGGTGTAgattagttgttgtttttccccAAAATAGTGATATCATTCCTGGATTTTGAAGTTGAAACTCGCAActataatggaaaataaaatacttaccaataaagaaaaaatagttAATGATTAACTGCAGCCTTCATGTACGAAAATTCGGGAGACACTAAAATGCatcatgcttttatgaaaacCACATGCAAAAATTGACTTGGTACAGTTGCAGGTGTGAAAAGAACCACATCTCATTGTTGCTGTTGCATCAGATCAAATTAAAAATAGTTTGTTAATTTAAccatctgtgtgaatgtgtttgacaaatacattttctttgcatTGATAACTTGGTGTAACTCTGGTATATCTCTATGCAGACTGAGTTGGACAACGTGTCAGCCATACTGGAAGATGCAGAGAGGAAGGGTATCAAGATGACCAAAGATGTCACTGGACTGGAAAGTCAGCTACAAGACACACAGGTCGTTATTGTACCTTTGAGCATTAATCATCAACCCACATTTAATGTATCCTTTCTGTTAAACTAACTGGACAAATATTCATTGTCATGTAGGAGCTGCTCCAGGAGGAGACACGTCAGAAACTAAACCTCAGCAGTCGTATACgccagctggaggaggagaagaacactctgcaggagcagcaggaggaggacgaggaggcgCGCAAGAATCTGGAGAAACAGACATTGACCCTGCAGGCTCAGGTAGAACAGGTGGTCTCTGGTGtagaaaaacaatgtttagATACTATTTTTCTtgacttttattcagatttatgcttttttgttgttgttcgtAGCTGTCAGACAGCAAGAAGAAGCTGGAGGATGATGTTGGAACAATAGATGGCTTGgaagaggtgaagaagaagctTCAGAAGGACCTGGAGCTGACCAGCCAGCGTCTGGAAGAGAAGACCATCGGCTTTGAAAAGATGGAGAAGACAAAGACCCGTCTGCAGCAGGAGCTGGATGATATAACTGTAGACTTGGATCACCAGAGGCAGATCGTCTCCAATctggagaagaagcagaagaagttTGACCAGGTGAGGTCGCACTTTACCAGGAATATTCTGCTGGTTTTCAGACACTGGAAAACAAGTTTGGATAGAATGAGTTTACAAGtttgtcaaatatttatttataaatagtCCAACTTAATGATCAAGTTTCACAGTTTAGCTAGATCTCAGaattttttacaaataaaatttTCAGAAGATCCTGATCCATAATGTGATGCCTTCCTCCTGTGTAGATGCTGGCTGAGGAGAAGAGCATCTCGGCTCGTTATGCTGAGGAGCGTGACCGTGCCGAAGCTGAGGCCAGGGAGAAGGAGACCAAAGCTCTGTCCATGACCAGAGCTCTGGATGAGGCGCTGGAGGCCAAAGAGGAGCTAGAGAGGATTAACAAGCAGCTTCGTGCTGAAATGGAAGATCTGATGAGCTCTAAGGACGACGTGGGCAAGAATGTGAGTGCTAAGATCGATAAAGCACAAATTATTTTCTGTGACAGTTCAGGAGTAGTCTCACCAATCATCCTCTGTTTATCTCCTCCCTGTCAGGTCCACGAGCTGGAGAAGTCTAAGCGTACTCTGgaacagcagctggaggagatgaagactcagctggaggagctggaggacgaGCTGCAGGCCACAGAGGACGCCAAGCTGCGTCTGGAGGTCAACATGCAGGCCATGAAGGCCCAGTATGAGAGAGACCTTCAGGGCCGGGACGACCAGAACGATGAAAAGAAGAGAGCACTGGTCAAGCAGGTGCAGAATAACACATAACATTACATCACACACTGTTAAACCAACAATTTATTCccacaaaataaacaacttgTCTGGCTTCCCATCAGGTGCGAGAGATGGAGGCAGAGTTGGAGgatgagaggaagcagagagctTTGGCTGTAGCTGCCAAAAAGAAGCTGGAGATGGATTTGAAGGATATAGAGGGTCACATAGAGGGAGCCAACAAGTCTCGAGACGAGGCCATCAAGCAGCTGCGCAAGTTACAGGTACGGATACAATACTTGTGTTTGAATTAGTTACACTTACTACAGTGAGCGGCCTTTCTGAGCAATATGTTTTCTCCTTCAGGCCCAAATGAAGGACTACCAGCGGGAGTTGGAAGACGCCCGATCTTCTAGAGATGACATTTTTGCCATATCCAAGGAGAATGAGAAGAAACTGAAGAGTCTGGAGGCTGAGATTGTGCAGCTTCATGAGGTACAGGACGTCTGTTGTGTTGCATGGTTACAGTGTGCACAGATTGGGTTGGAGGGTGTTCATTTTTGTGGTTTTTAGATTTATGTATCAACTGTAGTATCGTAAAAAGCACTGAGTGGTGCCTCTCAATATTAGAAGTGCTGATGACTAGCTTTTCATCTTTCTGCAGGACCTGGCAGCCTCTGAGAGGGGCCGGCGCCATGCTGAACAGGAACGGGATGAGCTGCAAGATGAAATCTCAAACAGCACTTCTGGAAAGTGAGTTAGTCTCACACGCTTGACCACACATCTGTCGAGAAATGCCTCTTCTTGTTTATACTGTCTTTTAACATGGGAGGGAGCAGCAAACAAATTTACTATTATATCAGAACACATCTTTTGTACTTAACTCTTTTTGTACTCTTTCTGCAGCAAACCATAGCTATTTTATTCTGCTTTGTTAAACATATTGTATATCCATTTTTGGGATCCTTGAAATGAAGCAGgtaaagaaagtgaataaaaaacataataataacaagaaaaaacatcagataaagCAGAAAATGGGGAAATGATAAATAGGCCTACATTAGTCAAAGAGTGCCCTCAAGctttgtttcatgttgtgaAATAGCTAATCTTTTCTAGGCTATGAGTCATCCCATGAAGTCTATACATCATTTTGCTTTAATAGGCAAATATTGATTAAAGAACGTTCACGTCCTGAGGTCAACAAGCCCTCAtgataaacatttttaagaCATGTTTTGGGGTTAAAAGGAACCTTCTTCCAAAGGAAATTTAAgagattgtgtttgtttggtctTTGTCAACACATAGACGCAATGAATGTCGTCACAATTTTAACTGTTTCCCTTGTGTCAGGTCTGCTCTGATGGATGAGAAGAGGAGGCTGGAGGCTCGCATCgctcagctggaggaggagctggaggaggagcagggcaACATGGAGCTGCTTAACGACCGCTTCAGAAAGACAACTATGCAGGTGTGGTGTGATATTTGAATAGTACTGTGAGGTGGTTCATCATAGAGCTTTATTCATCCCTATTTCCACTTGACTAAGAATTCTTAGTTAGCCCGTGCAAAATGATAAATTACGACTTATTAGCAGACACGCACAACGCAAATCTTCACTCCACCTCTGTCTGTTACCTCCTCCCCTCCGTCTGTCCATCAGGTGGACACTCTGACTACAGAGTTGAGTGCAGAGCGCAGCACAGGCCAGAAAAGCGAAAACGCTCGGCAGCAACTGGAGCGTCAAAACAAGGAGCTGCGGGCCAAGCTGGGCGAGCTGGAGGGTTCTGTGAAGAGCAGGTTCAAGGCCTCCATCACTGCCCTGGAGGCCAAGATAGCACAGCTGGAGGaacagctggagcaggaggCCAAGTGAGAATTCAATACACTGTTCTCCTCGCATTAACTAATGAACATTTGTATCAAAAACTATAAACCGTGCTAAAATCTGAGATCAAGGTTGAGTTTTAGACGATTAAATcctgctttgtttgtttaaccTTCACTGATGTCTGTTAAAGGGAGCGAGCAACAGCCAACAAGATTACGAGAAGGACCGAGAAGAAGCTGAAAGAAATCTGCATGCAAGTGGAGGATGAGCGTCGCCATGCTGACCAGTTTAAAGAACAAGTATGTCTGACACTGTTGACATTAACACTCACCCCACCAAACTTTTTGGCCCCACATTGGTTTTAAAAGAGATCAATCAAGTGTTTTCAGCTTTATGAACAACTCCATGGTCCTTGCTATTCCCATCTCATTCTCTAATTACATGTTTGGCTGTTTAAGCTCCAATCGTAGGTGTCCACCATTATATCTTACACAGTCCTCCTCCACCATTCTACAATTCACATCAGAgacacatcaacacattttgtatttctttgttaTGTATTgatttgtctttctgtgtgtgtgtgcaggtggagaAGGCTAACTCTCGTATGAAGCAGCTGAAGCGtcagctggaggaggctgaggaggaggccACGAGGGCCAACGCCTCACGCAGGAAACTGCAGAGGGAGCTGGATGACGCCACCGAGGCCAGCGAGGGTCTGAGCCGCGAGGTTCACACACTGAAGAACCGCCTCAGGTACGACGCAGTACGCGAAAGCATCTACAATCTGACATTCacaatttatcattttatttgatatttatcGTAAATTTCTATTTTAGCCTAAAAGCACTATAGATATCAGTCATCCTTAACGCTGGCA contains:
- the LOC141019544 gene encoding myosin-10-like, which gives rise to MSHRSGQEDPERYLFVDRAVVYNPATQADWTAKKLVWVPSERHGFEAAGIREERGEEVLVELAENGKKVVINKDDIQKMNPPKFSKVEDMAELTCLNEASVLHNLKDRYYSGLIYTYSGLFCVVINPYKNLPIYSENIIEMYRGKKRHEMPPHIYAISESAYRCMLQDREDQSILCTGESGAGKTENTKKVIQYLAHVASSHKGRKDHNIPPESPKAFKLQGELERQLLQANPILESFGNAKTVKNDNSSRFGKFIRVNFDVTGYIVGANIETYLLEKSRAIRQAKDERTFHIFYRLLAGAGEHLRTDLLLEGFNNYRFLSNGNIPIPGQQDKDNFQETLDAMHIMSFTHDEIVCMLKVVSAVLQFGNIVFKKERNTDQASMPENTVAQKLCHLLGMNVTEFTRAILTPRIKVGRDYVQKAQTKEQADFAVEALAKATYERLFRWLVHRINKALDRTKRQGASFIGILDIAGFEIFELNSFEQLCINYTNEKLQQLFNHTMFILEQEEYQREGIEWSFIDFGLDLQPCIDLIERPNNPPGILALLDEECWFPKATDKTFIDKVLQEQGTHTKFQKPRQLKDKADFCIIHYAGRVDYKADEWLMKNMDPLNDNVATLLHQSTDKFVAELWKDVDRIVGLDQVAGMNETAFGAAYKTKKGMFRTVGQLYKEQLSKLMATLRNTNPNFVRCIIPNHEKRAGKLDPHLVLDQLRCNGVLEGIRICRQGFPNRIVFQEFRQRYEILTPNAIPKGFMDGKQACERMIQALELDGNLFRIGQSKIFFRAGVLAHLEEERDLKITDIIIYFQAVCRGYLARKAFAKKQQQLSALKVLQRNCAAYLKLRHWQWWRLFTKVKPLLQVTRQEEEMQAKDEELVKVKEKQTKVEGELVEMERKHQQLMEEKNILAEQLQAETELFAEAEEMRARLASKKQELEEILHDLESRLEEEEERTQGMQNEKKKMQSHIQDLEEQLDEEEAGRQKLQLEKVTAEAKMKKFEEDILLLEDQNSKFLKEKKLMDDRINEMTSMLAEEEEKAKNLSKVKNKQEMMMVDLEERLKKEEKTRQELEKAKRKLDGETSDLQDQIGELQTQIEEMKSQIVKKEDEQQMMQARGEDEVSQKNNALKQVRELQAQMSELQEDLESEKLARNKAEKLKRDLSEELEALKTELEDTLDTTAAQQELRTKREQEVAELKKTIDEETKNHESQIQDMRQRHGTALEELSEQLEQAKRFKANLEKTKQSQESANKELASEVKALQQAKTESEHKRKKLEAQLQEFMARVTEGDRAKSELSDRTHKLQTELDNVSAILEDAERKGIKMTKDVTGLESQLQDTQELLQEETRQKLNLSSRIRQLEEEKNTLQEQQEEDEEARKNLEKQTLTLQAQLSDSKKKLEDDVGTIDGLEEVKKKLQKDLELTSQRLEEKTIGFEKMEKTKTRLQQELDDITVDLDHQRQIVSNLEKKQKKFDQMLAEEKSISARYAEERDRAEAEAREKETKALSMTRALDEALEAKEELERINKQLRAEMEDLMSSKDDVGKNVHELEKSKRTLEQQLEEMKTQLEELEDELQATEDAKLRLEVNMQAMKAQYERDLQGRDDQNDEKKRALVKQVREMEAELEDERKQRALAVAAKKKLEMDLKDIEGHIEGANKSRDEAIKQLRKLQAQMKDYQRELEDARSSRDDIFAISKENEKKLKSLEAEIVQLHEDLAASERGRRHAEQERDELQDEISNSTSGKSALMDEKRRLEARIAQLEEELEEEQGNMELLNDRFRKTTMQVDTLTTELSAERSTGQKSENARQQLERQNKELRAKLGELEGSVKSRFKASITALEAKIAQLEEQLEQEAKERATANKITRRTEKKLKEICMQVEDERRHADQFKEQVEKANSRMKQLKRQLEEAEEEATRANASRRKLQRELDDATEASEGLSREVHTLKNRLRRGGPISFSSSRSGRRQLQVSEGTSLDLLSDDELENKITDNNANETPAPQPE